The following proteins are encoded in a genomic region of Thermothielavioides terrestris NRRL 8126 chromosome 5, complete sequence:
- a CDS encoding 60S ribosomal protein L33 produces MPSEAGHRLYVKGRHLSYQRGRRNTHPKTSLIKIEGVDDTAAANFYLGKRVAYVYRAQKEVRGTKIRVIWGKVTRPHGNSGVVRAKFTNPLPARSFGASVRIMLYPSSI; encoded by the exons ATGCCTTCCGAAGCTGGTCATAGAT TATACGTCAA GGGTCGCCACCTGAGCTACCAGCGTGGCCGTCGCAACACGCACCCCAAGACCAGTCTGATCAAGATCGAGGGCGTGGACGACACCGCCGCTGCCAA CTTCTACCTGGGCAAGAGGGTTGCGTATGTCTACCGGGCCCAGAAGGAGGTGCGCGGCACCAAGATCCGCGTCATCTGGGGCAAGGTGACGAGACCACATG GCAACTCTGGTGTTGTCCGGGCGAAGTTCACAAACCCCCTTCCTGCGAGATCTTTTGGCGCCTCTGTTCGGATCATGCTCTACCCCTCGTCGATTTAA
- a CDS encoding uncharacterized protein (Contains conserved domain DUF2406[pfam10295]), which yields MQEAEPSEVAATVKSSLASLRSMQHKDAYGNPILEPDLSNPTRSRWERPLDTIRSFEAAIDGGYSNRRSIIRADGSGGQFAYDGYYGSRPPSMMYANRPDGSQQDLRFGVAGQRDSYYDQQPWYGGHGPSAPNGRRGWPRMPFEPPSGPSARQQQNPHDYPIPSYPRPYESVTTASGSGSSGEPASYQTDPTSSDNNSVERVQSTPRRLPEPVNDYGIGFSQSSTYQPPAFSVGIPGPSMNGGMNGGMNGGMNGGMNGGGASINDSYPNGAANYGAPAPPVPHKDPGSVLRKPQGSGLMQQQQPPPPQRPAQPEKRKSWFARRFSRHG from the exons ATGCAGGAAGCGGAACCTT CAGAGGTTGCCGCGACCGTCAAATCCTCTCTTGCGTCGCTAAGGAGCATGCAGCACAAGGACGCTTACGGGAACCCAATTC TCGAGCCTGACCTTTCCAATCCGACCCGCAGTAGATGGGAGCGCCCGTTGGACACCATCCGGAGCTTTGAGGCGGCGATTGATGGCGGGTATTCGAACCGGAGGTCCATCATCCGCGCAG ATGGATCCGGTGGCCAGTTTGCGTACGACGGCTACTATGGGAGTCGGCCGCCCTCCATGATGTACGCCAACCGGCCGGACGGAAGTCAACAAGATCTGAGGTTTGGCGTTGCCGGGCAACGCGATTCGTATTACGACCAGCAACCTTGGTATGGCGGCCATGGACCCTCGGCTCCGAACGGGCGACGAGGCTGGCCGAGGATGCCGTTTGAACCGCCGTCCGGCCCCAGCGCCCGCCAACAGCAGAACCCCCACGACTATCCCATCCCCAGCTATCCCCGGCCTTACGAATCGGTCACCACAGCTTCTGGGAGCGGTTCCTCGGGGGAGCCAGCGAGTTACCAGACTGATCCCACAAGCAGCGATAACAACTCCGTTGAGCGCGTCCAATCCACGCCCAGGCGGCTGCCGGAACCAGTGAACGACTACGGCATCGGCTTCAGCCAGAGTTCCACGTATCAGCCGCCCGCGTTCTCAGTCGGAATCCCAGGCCCCAGTATGAACGGCGGTATGAACGGCGGTATGAACGGCGGTATGAACGGCGGTAtgaacggcggcggcgcgagcatCAACGATTCCTACCCTAACGGGGCGGCAAACTATGGTGCCCCAGCGCCCCCGGTTCCACACAAAGACCCTGGATCGGTGCTGCGGAAACCACAGGGTAGCGGCCTcatgcagcagcagcagccgccgccgccgcagcgaccCGCACAGCCCGAGAAGCGAAAGAGTTGGTTTGCGCGGCGTTTTAGCAGGCATGGGTAG